The following proteins are co-located in the Mesorhizobium australicum WSM2073 genome:
- a CDS encoding LysR substrate-binding domain-containing protein, translated as MRLLSQVNLNSLKIVESAARHGNFTRAGEEQFITASAVSQRVKSLEDQLRFKIFQRGGNAVSLTPEGETYVSRVREALERIVAASMEATGQSQEHVLKISVLPTFAARWLFPRLPLFQQQHPDIVMRVSTSYATHEFTTSEFDLEIRYGDGHFNGLPSDLLFREDLTPVCNRKLFHEVLGDKPVSKVTPDDLKHFTLLHSDTCTQNWQSWLGFAGASFVLSETKSIYFDSCMMSYEAANAGMGFAVANRAYMASDIRAERLVAPFAVHHPNTAGWYFVSPHKSLAARKVLRFKQWVMAEAALTQSQLDGEVTGLASAAV; from the coding sequence GTGCGTCTGCTCAGTCAGGTCAACCTCAATTCGCTGAAAATCGTGGAGAGTGCTGCGAGGCACGGCAATTTCACGCGTGCCGGAGAAGAACAGTTCATCACCGCATCGGCGGTCAGCCAGCGCGTCAAGAGCCTGGAGGACCAGCTGCGTTTCAAGATTTTCCAACGCGGCGGCAATGCGGTATCGCTGACACCGGAGGGCGAGACCTATGTCTCGCGCGTTCGCGAGGCGCTGGAGCGTATCGTCGCCGCCAGCATGGAAGCGACCGGGCAATCACAGGAACATGTGCTGAAAATATCCGTGCTGCCGACATTTGCCGCGCGCTGGCTGTTTCCGCGCCTGCCGCTGTTCCAGCAGCAACATCCCGATATCGTGATGCGGGTTTCGACCTCGTACGCGACGCATGAGTTCACGACTTCCGAATTCGATCTGGAAATCCGCTATGGCGACGGCCATTTCAACGGACTGCCGTCCGACCTGCTGTTTCGGGAAGACCTGACCCCGGTGTGCAACCGCAAATTGTTCCATGAGGTTCTCGGCGACAAGCCGGTATCAAAGGTGACGCCGGACGACCTCAAGCACTTCACGCTGCTGCATTCCGACACCTGCACCCAGAACTGGCAATCCTGGCTTGGTTTCGCCGGGGCCAGTTTTGTGCTCAGCGAGACCAAAAGCATCTATTTCGACTCTTGCATGATGTCCTACGAGGCGGCCAATGCCGGAATGGGTTTTGCCGTCGCCAACCGTGCCTATATGGCCAGCGACATCCGCGCCGAGAGGTTGGTCGCTCCCTTTGCCGTCCACCATCCGAACACGGCCGGCTGGTATTTCGTCTCGCCCCACAAGAGCCTTGCCGCGCGCAAGGTGCTGCGGTTCAAGCAATGGGTGATGGCGGAAGCGGCTCTGACACAGAGCCAATTGGATGGCGAAGTCACCGGCTTGGCTTCGGCGGCTGTGTGA
- a CDS encoding DinB family protein: MKQHFMMFAAYNQWANGRIYDAADDLNDEEFNRDVGAFFGSLMGTLNHLLAADRIWMKRFTGEGAAPTTLDAILYRALPVLRTAREAEDRRIIDWLGGLSDKALSGRFTYMTVSDMRTVSQRLAPALAHVFNHQTHHRGQAHMILTVLGRPSVPLDLAHFQRTEEGRAFA, from the coding sequence ATGAAACAGCACTTCATGATGTTTGCGGCATACAATCAATGGGCCAATGGCCGCATCTACGATGCCGCCGACGATCTCAACGACGAGGAATTCAATCGCGACGTCGGCGCCTTCTTCGGCTCGCTGATGGGCACGCTCAACCACCTGCTCGCCGCCGATCGCATCTGGATGAAGCGCTTCACCGGCGAAGGCGCCGCGCCGACGACATTGGACGCTATATTGTACCGGGCCTTGCCTGTCCTGAGGACAGCGCGCGAGGCCGAGGACCGGCGGATTATCGACTGGCTCGGCGGCTTGAGCGACAAGGCGCTGTCGGGTCGTTTCACCTATATGACCGTATCGGACATGCGCACCGTCTCGCAACGTCTGGCGCCCGCGCTGGCTCATGTCTTCAACCACCAGACCCATCACCGCGGCCAGGCGCATATGATCCTGACGGTCCTGGGTCGCCCGTCAGTGCCGCTCGATCTGGCGCATTTCCAGCGCACCGAAGAGGGCAGGGCTTTCGCCTGA
- a CDS encoding glutathione S-transferase family protein, whose amino-acid sequence MTILLYELVGRDEGRPFSPHCWKATMALAHKGLEMSTAPTRFLEVPAVEGGVSKTVPVIRDGDKVVTDSFAIALYLEEAYPDRPSLFGGEGGKAMARFIERWSQSTVHPYVTTAALVDLHAMQDEQNGSYFRQSREQRFGKRLEDVVAARDAGLATFRAALEPLRSMLSYQPFIGGASPLFADYIVFGALQWARIASPYKLLEDSDVVAQWFTRCLDLHGGLGRKVAAAA is encoded by the coding sequence ATGACCATTCTGCTTTACGAACTCGTCGGGCGTGACGAGGGCCGCCCGTTCAGTCCACATTGCTGGAAGGCAACAATGGCGCTGGCCCACAAGGGGCTCGAAATGTCGACCGCGCCGACGCGTTTTCTCGAAGTGCCCGCCGTTGAGGGCGGCGTTTCGAAAACCGTTCCGGTGATCCGCGACGGCGACAAAGTCGTCACCGATTCCTTTGCCATCGCGCTCTATCTCGAGGAGGCCTATCCGGATCGGCCTAGCCTGTTTGGCGGCGAAGGCGGCAAGGCGATGGCGCGCTTCATCGAGCGCTGGTCGCAATCGACGGTCCACCCTTACGTCACCACGGCGGCGCTCGTCGACCTTCATGCCATGCAAGACGAACAGAATGGCTCGTATTTCCGCCAGAGCCGGGAGCAGCGCTTCGGCAAGCGCCTGGAGGACGTCGTCGCCGCACGCGACGCCGGCCTGGCAACTTTCCGGGCGGCGCTGGAGCCGCTGCGCTCCATGTTGAGCTACCAGCCATTCATCGGCGGCGCCTCGCCGCTGTTTGCAGACTATATCGTCTTCGGCGCACTGCAATGGGCGCGCATCGCATCGCCGTACAAGTTGCTCGAAGACAGCGACGTGGTGGCGCAGTGGTTCACCCGCTGCCTCGACCTGCATGGCGGGCTTGGACGAAAGGTTGCGGCGGCGGCGTGA
- a CDS encoding DUF2934 domain-containing protein, which produces MTMTDDRQERIRNRAHQIWQEEGHPAGQHERHWHQAAADVDREDAGKPTVGKKPAKKAPGASKAKAAPKQEKLVAKAGKPKASKPKKAAK; this is translated from the coding sequence ATGACCATGACAGACGATCGTCAGGAGCGCATTCGCAACCGTGCACATCAGATCTGGCAGGAAGAAGGGCACCCGGCCGGTCAGCACGAACGCCATTGGCATCAGGCGGCGGCCGACGTCGACCGGGAGGATGCGGGGAAGCCGACGGTGGGCAAGAAGCCGGCCAAGAAGGCACCTGGCGCCAGCAAGGCAAAAGCCGCGCCCAAGCAAGAAAAGCTCGTCGCCAAAGCCGGCAAGCCGAAAGCCAGCAAGCCAAAGAAGGCGGCGAAGTAA
- the ndk gene encoding nucleoside-diphosphate kinase, giving the protein MALERTFSMIKPDATRRNLTGAITRMLEEAGLRVIASRRVWMSRREAEGFYAVHKERPFFGELVDSMSSGPTIVQVLEGENAIARNREVMGATNPANAAEDTIRKVHALSIGENSVHGSDAPETAAQEIKYWFSDTEIVG; this is encoded by the coding sequence ATGGCGCTCGAACGCACTTTTTCCATGATCAAGCCGGACGCGACGCGGCGCAATCTCACCGGCGCCATCACCAGGATGCTGGAAGAGGCCGGCCTGCGCGTTATCGCCTCGCGCCGGGTGTGGATGAGCCGCCGCGAGGCGGAGGGCTTCTACGCCGTCCACAAGGAGCGCCCATTCTTCGGCGAACTGGTGGACTCCATGTCCTCGGGCCCGACCATCGTGCAGGTGCTGGAAGGTGAGAACGCCATCGCCAGGAACCGCGAAGTGATGGGCGCCACCAACCCGGCCAACGCTGCCGAAGATACCATCCGCAAGGTGCATGCGCTCTCGATCGGTGAGAATTCGGTGCACGGCTCGGATGCGCCGGAAACGGCCGCGCAGGAGATCAAGTACTGGTTCTCGGATACCGAAATCGTCGGCTGA